One Streptomyces formicae genomic window, ACGCCAAGAAACGGATCGGGCAGACGCCCGAGAAGACCAGCCTGTTCGGCGGCATGCGCTCCAAGTCGGCGATCGACGCCGTCACCGGTACGGGGGGTGCCAAGTGAACTGGAACTGGTCGCACGTCGACGACTTCATGCCGCTCTTCTGGGACGGCGTGGAACTCACCCTCAAGGCGCTGCTCTTCGGCACCCTGATCGCCTTCTCGCTCGGCCTGGTCTGGGCCGTCGCCCAGCGCTCCGAGAAGAAGTGGATCCGCTGGCCCGTCACGGTCGTCACCGAGTTCATCCGCAGCACCCCGCTCCTGGTGCAGCTGTTCTTCCTCTTCTACGTGGTGCCCGAGTGGGGCCCCTCGATGTCGCCCCTCACCACGGGCATCGTCGGCCTCGGACTGCACTACTCGACGTACACCTCGGAGGTCTACCGGGCCGGGATCGAGGGCGTCCCCGCGGGCCAGTGGGAGGCGGCCACCGCGCTCAGCCTCTCCAAGCGCCGCACCTGGACGGCCGTGATCCTGCCCCAGGCGGTGCGCAGGGTGATCCCCGCGCTCGGCAACTACGTGATCATCATGCTCAAGGAATCGCCTCAGATGGCCGCCATCGGCGCGCTCGACATGCTGGGCCAGGCCCAGGGCTACAGCCAGGCGACCTTCACCTACGAGGCGATCAGCGTGGTCGGCGTCGCCTTCATCGTCATCGCCTACCCGGCCTCTGTTCTTCTGCGAGTTTTGGAGCGTCGCCTTGTCCGCTGACAGCAGCACTTCCCAGGAAATCCCCAACCCGGCCGTCGACGGCAGCGAGCTCATCCGCTTCGACAAGGTCGTCAAGCGCTACGGCTCGAACGTCGTCCTCGACGAGCTGGACTTCTCGGTCGCCTCCGGCAAGCACGTGACGCTGATCGGCCCCTCCGGGTCCGGCAAGACCACGATCCTGCGGCTCCTGATGACGCTGGTGAAGCCGGAGCAGGGCACGATCAAGGTGGGCGGCAACTACCTCACCCACGAGGAGCGGAACGGCAAGCTCGTCACGGCGAGCGAGAAGCACGTCCGCGAGGTCCGCAAGAACATCGGGATGGTCTTCCAGCAGTTCAACCTCTTCCCGAACATGAAGGTCCTGCGCAACGTCATGGAGGCGCCGGTCAGCGTGCTGGGCCTGCCCAAGGACGAGGCCGAGCAGCGCGCCCGGGAGCTGCTCGACCTGGTCGGGCTCGGCGACCGCTGCGACGCGTACCCGACCCAGCTCTCCGGCGGCCAGCAGCAGCGGGTCGCCATCGCGCGGGCCCTGGCGATGCGCCCGCAGGTGCTCCTCCTCGACGAGGTGACCTCCGCGCTCGACCCGGAGCTGGTGGCGGGCGTCCTCGACGTGCTCCGCGACATCGCGCACACCACGGACATCACGATGCTGTGCGTGACCCACGAGATGAGCTTCGCCCGCGACATCTCGGACCAGGTCCTGATGTTCGACTCGGGTCGGGTCATCGAGTCCGGTTCGCCGGAGAAGATCTTCACGGAGCCGGAGCACGAGCGCACCCGCGAGTTCCTCAGCGCGGTCCTGTGACCTAGGCATATGCCAGGGTGGCGCGTTCCTGCTGACAGGCACGGGCGCGCCACCAATCTCCCCAACAGACGCTCCGCATGCGCCACTTGGCGGCTATCGTGGGACGGAGCCCAGCTGTCCGGAACCGTTCCACGCAGGGGGAAGCCGTGGCGTTGCAGCACGAGGCGACCACGCCGCACCACTCCGTCCAGAGCGCCCTGCGGGTGCTCGAGATCGTCGCCAGGCACAACACCGGAGTGACCACCGCCGACCTCGCCCGTGAGACCCGGCTGCCGCCCGCCAGGCTGGCACCCCTGCTGCGCATGCTCCTCCGCGAGGGGTACGTCGAGCAGCTCACCGACAGCGCCACCGGCGCGTACGTCACCGGGGAGTCCTTCGCCCGGCTCGGCTCCGCCCACCAGCACGACCAGGCGCTGCGCGAGAAGCTGCAGCGCACGCTCGACGGCCTGCGCGACTCGATCGGCGCGGCCGTCTACATCAGCCGTTACGTGGACGGCGAGGTCAAGGTCACCGACTTCGCCGCGGGCCCCCGCACCCCCGCGGTCAACGAGTGGGTGGACTTCCGGTCCTCCGCCCACGCCAGCGCGGTCGGCAAGAGCCTGCTGACGCAGCTCGACGTCGACGGGCGCAGGGATCATCTCTCCCGGCACAAGATGGCGCGGCTCACGTCGCGGACGATCACGAACGAGAAGATCCTCCTCAACCGTCTGGCCGCGCAGCCCGCGACGGTGCCGGTACTCGATCTTCAGGAGTACGCGGTGGGCACGGTGTGTGCGGCCGTGCCGATCACTGCGGGGGCCGCGGTGGGGTGCCTTGCGCTTTCCCTGCCGGTTGAGCATGCGCATCGGCTTCGGGAAGCCGCGGATACGTTGAATCGTGGGGCGGCGCCGGTGTTGCTGTCCCTGGCCATCTAGGCTCGCTGCGGGTTTGTGGGGGCTGGGCGCGCAGTTCCCCGCGCCCCTACGGGGCCCGTGGTTCGAGGCACCCCCTCGGAGCAGGTAGTATTTTCTTGTCAGCAGGCGCCGCTAGCTCAGTTGGTTAGAGCAGCTGACTCTTAATCAGCGGGTCCGGGGTTCGAGTCCCTGGCGGCGCACAGACAGCAAAGGCCCTCCGTTCACACGGGGGGCCTTTCGCGTACGTCGCGTTCACCGGGGGTGCGGAAAACCGCACCCCGAGTCGACGGCAACCCCCATACCGTCGCTGACCTGCAAT contains:
- a CDS encoding IclR family transcriptional regulator; amino-acid sequence: MALQHEATTPHHSVQSALRVLEIVARHNTGVTTADLARETRLPPARLAPLLRMLLREGYVEQLTDSATGAYVTGESFARLGSAHQHDQALREKLQRTLDGLRDSIGAAVYISRYVDGEVKVTDFAAGPRTPAVNEWVDFRSSAHASAVGKSLLTQLDVDGRRDHLSRHKMARLTSRTITNEKILLNRLAAQPATVPVLDLQEYAVGTVCAAVPITAGAAVGCLALSLPVEHAHRLREAADTLNRGAAPVLLSLAI
- the ehuA gene encoding ectoine/hydroxyectoine ABC transporter ATP-binding protein EhuA; its protein translation is MSADSSTSQEIPNPAVDGSELIRFDKVVKRYGSNVVLDELDFSVASGKHVTLIGPSGSGKTTILRLLMTLVKPEQGTIKVGGNYLTHEERNGKLVTASEKHVREVRKNIGMVFQQFNLFPNMKVLRNVMEAPVSVLGLPKDEAEQRARELLDLVGLGDRCDAYPTQLSGGQQQRVAIARALAMRPQVLLLDEVTSALDPELVAGVLDVLRDIAHTTDITMLCVTHEMSFARDISDQVLMFDSGRVIESGSPEKIFTEPEHERTREFLSAVL
- the ehuD gene encoding ectoine/hydroxyectoine ABC transporter permease subunit EhuD, which encodes MNWNWSHVDDFMPLFWDGVELTLKALLFGTLIAFSLGLVWAVAQRSEKKWIRWPVTVVTEFIRSTPLLVQLFFLFYVVPEWGPSMSPLTTGIVGLGLHYSTYTSEVYRAGIEGVPAGQWEAATALSLSKRRTWTAVILPQAVRRVIPALGNYVIIMLKESPQMAAIGALDMLGQAQGYSQATFTYEAISVVGVAFIVIAYPASVLLRVLERRLVR